A single genomic interval of Porphyromonas sp. oral taxon 275 harbors:
- a CDS encoding Imm43 family immunity protein yields the protein MADLNKYWALKEITERCAPCSIQECALRTAFYEKNPWSLRPADHGAWSEGKWERVEFPEELWLISPDRKYKFDLRKYYDWFVVSERFLSLLLSMEVQPFVYREVFIVNKRKQSIVEGKYYIIKFYLMTDDLIDKEQSVLQLEKTGWVKRIERLCIREDVTWEAFVISPSPISTTLFVSEEFRQRCKGMKLIGIKFSPSVEAGLNRFSYK from the coding sequence ATGGCAGACTTGAATAAATACTGGGCGTTAAAAGAGATAACAGAGAGATGTGCACCTTGCTCTATTCAAGAGTGTGCTTTACGTACAGCATTCTACGAAAAAAATCCTTGGAGCCTGCGTCCAGCTGATCATGGGGCTTGGAGTGAAGGAAAATGGGAACGAGTGGAATTCCCCGAAGAGCTTTGGTTGATTAGTCCTGACAGGAAGTATAAGTTTGATTTAAGAAAGTACTATGATTGGTTCGTTGTCTCTGAACGATTTCTTTCTCTTTTGCTCTCAATGGAGGTTCAACCTTTCGTTTACAGGGAGGTATTCATAGTAAACAAGAGGAAGCAGTCTATTGTTGAGGGTAAATACTACATCATAAAGTTCTACCTCATGACAGACGACCTTATTGACAAAGAACAGTCTGTACTACAGCTAGAGAAGACTGGGTGGGTAAAGCGTATAGAACGTCTCTGCATTAGAGAAGATGTCACTTGGGAAGCCTTTGTCATATCACCTAGTCCTATATCAACCACTTTGTTTGTTTCTGAGGAATTTCGTCAAAGATGCAAGGGGATGAAGCTCATAGGAATAAAATTCTCCCCTTCAGTAGAAGCTGGACTTAATAGGTTTAGTTATAAATAG
- the imm9 gene encoding Imm9 family immunity protein: MPLHEWNSGREWKDDGWQHYELDLKAWVFEEESFVPMELLLNGKVYSIVTVKIVRVMNIRIRFSSMLINTPLVQDMPLLLSFISNYIQHIEGIEKLDGWTMVICINYTSIKNHGSFLWIFKRSRTYKNDKEKEFTIHLPLPSSIDKDWGIGWKQITPQLPFNDERFHKIDIDLDTYNSLYDYVNDLIIKGVRELFARGVTFEGVKIKMKKR, translated from the coding sequence GTGCCGCTGCACGAGTGGAACTCCGGCAGGGAATGGAAGGACGACGGCTGGCAACACTACGAGCTTGACCTCAAGGCCTGGGTCTTTGAGGAAGAGAGCTTCGTGCCGATGGAACTGCTCCTCAATGGCAAGGTGTACAGCATCGTTACCGTAAAAATAGTTAGGGTCATGAATATAAGAATACGTTTTAGTTCAATGTTGATCAATACTCCTCTGGTGCAAGATATGCCACTTCTATTAAGTTTTATCAGTAACTACATTCAGCATATCGAAGGTATAGAGAAGTTAGACGGTTGGACTATGGTGATTTGTATAAACTATACAAGTATAAAAAATCATGGTTCTTTCCTCTGGATCTTTAAGAGGAGTAGAACCTACAAGAACGATAAAGAGAAGGAGTTTACGATTCACTTGCCCCTACCTTCTTCGATAGATAAGGATTGGGGGATAGGGTGGAAACAAATCACTCCTCAGCTCCCCTTCAATGATGAGCGTTTTCACAAAATCGATATTGACCTAGATACCTACAACAGTCTGTACGATTATGTAAACGACTTGATTATTAAGGGTGTGCGTGAGCTTTTCGCAAGGGGAGTTACTTTCGAGGGGGTAAAAATAAAGATGAAAAAAAGATGA
- a CDS encoding site-specific integrase: MRQSFRVSFYLRSNYENKEGKSPVMLRIFLAGAMSNLGSTKIFVDKAQWNSRTSRQKGRSSEALAVNANLDAISASLHSLYHKYQDDQTISLDKLRSAYLGQIQEFSTSLPVFDKFIDDIRQRVGHTISKESLQKYSVLRRHFFEFLVHRYKRKDIGLMEFTPAIIQDFELYLTTVALCAYNTAVKKMKTLKTVTIYALKRGYLLQDPFRDHHFHLAPVDRGFLTDEEILRIANKELTIPRLELVRDLFLFSCFTGLAYIDVANLRREHLVTLDGKAWIMTRRKKTSVESNILLLDIPKAIIEKYSSSTTSKDGKLFPILSNQKMNAYLKEIADVCGVQKRLTFHLARHTFATMSLSKGVPMESVSKMLGHTNIKTTQIYARITSKKIEHDMEQLAGKLDKFNEAMGL; this comes from the coding sequence ATGAGACAATCGTTCAGGGTGTCCTTCTACCTACGCTCCAACTACGAGAATAAAGAAGGCAAGTCGCCCGTCATGCTACGGATCTTCCTCGCAGGAGCGATGAGCAATCTTGGCTCCACGAAGATCTTCGTAGACAAGGCACAGTGGAATAGCAGAACCAGCCGGCAGAAGGGACGCTCCTCCGAAGCCCTCGCTGTCAATGCTAACCTAGATGCCATCTCTGCTAGTCTCCACTCCCTCTACCACAAGTACCAAGACGACCAAACGATCTCGCTGGACAAGCTTCGCTCCGCCTACCTCGGGCAGATCCAGGAGTTCAGCACCTCTCTCCCTGTCTTTGACAAGTTCATCGATGACATCCGTCAGCGCGTGGGGCACACCATCAGCAAGGAGAGCTTGCAGAAGTACAGCGTCTTGCGTAGGCACTTCTTCGAGTTTCTAGTACACAGGTATAAGCGTAAGGACATCGGACTGATGGAGTTCACACCTGCCATCATCCAAGACTTCGAGCTATACCTTACGACAGTGGCTCTGTGTGCCTACAACACTGCGGTCAAGAAGATGAAGACCTTGAAGACCGTCACGATCTATGCCCTCAAGCGGGGCTATCTCCTCCAAGATCCCTTTCGTGATCACCACTTCCACCTCGCCCCAGTGGATAGAGGCTTCCTTACCGACGAAGAGATCCTGAGGATAGCCAATAAGGAGTTGACCATCCCTCGCCTTGAACTCGTCCGTGACCTCTTCCTCTTCTCCTGCTTCACAGGACTTGCCTACATTGATGTGGCCAACCTGCGGCGGGAGCACCTGGTCACCCTGGATGGGAAGGCTTGGATCATGACACGACGGAAGAAGACAAGCGTAGAGAGTAACATCCTCCTTCTAGACATCCCCAAGGCCATCATCGAGAAGTATAGCTCGAGTACGACTTCCAAGGACGGGAAGCTCTTTCCTATCCTCTCCAACCAGAAGATGAATGCCTACCTCAAGGAGATCGCTGACGTGTGTGGCGTACAGAAGCGGCTCACCTTCCATCTGGCTCGTCATACCTTTGCGACGATGTCGCTCAGCAAAGGCGTACCGATGGAGAGCGTCTCCAAGATGCTGGGGCATACCAACATCAAGACCACACAGATCTATGCCCGCATCACCAGCAAGAAGATCGAGCACGATATGGAGCAGCTAGCTGGTAAACTCGATAAGTTCAACGAAGCCATGGGCCTCTAA
- a CDS encoding Imm42 family immunity protein encodes MIIGEKMTFVVEFYASLDTTPPFGQICYWVDGEAYGDIELISILGLLLGGLNIGEQTTKLFLKKNIQQGGLDTEDLDDISLQIFDKKSVSGSYEYYGYPLTVEAAESFDSCHVFLLQDIQQNAWIIAEDFEEQRYCCININVDDVQSVFCNLSNKIHNLLERHYK; translated from the coding sequence ATGATTATCGGAGAAAAAATGACATTTGTGGTAGAGTTTTACGCCTCGCTAGATACTACCCCTCCTTTTGGTCAGATTTGCTACTGGGTTGATGGAGAGGCTTATGGTGATATTGAATTAATTAGCATTTTAGGTTTGCTTCTTGGAGGATTAAATATAGGAGAGCAGACTACCAAACTATTCCTCAAGAAGAATATCCAGCAAGGAGGCTTAGATACAGAGGACCTTGATGACATATCGCTTCAGATCTTTGATAAGAAGAGTGTATCAGGGAGCTATGAATATTATGGATACCCTCTTACTGTTGAGGCTGCTGAATCCTTTGATAGTTGTCACGTCTTCTTACTGCAAGATATACAACAAAACGCATGGATTATTGCAGAGGATTTTGAGGAACAGAGATATTGCTGTATTAATATTAATGTCGATGATGTTCAAAGTGTCTTTTGCAATCTCTCCAATAAAATTCATAATCTCTTGGAGCGGCATTATAAATAG
- a CDS encoding DUF3872 domain-containing protein codes for MKRKFVNALWAVGLLAVVSLYLPACDCELEVQQAYDFTLETMPVQKDIRRGETAEIRCSLKRAGRFAGARYTLRYFQSEGKGMLRLDKGAAFKPNDRYPLAREEFRLYYTSQSADRQTIDVYIEDNFGKVRQLTFSFNHKKAE; via the coding sequence ATGAAAAGGAAATTTGTGAATGCGCTCTGGGCTGTGGGGCTACTTGCCGTAGTGAGCCTCTACCTCCCTGCTTGTGACTGCGAGCTGGAGGTACAGCAGGCTTATGACTTCACGCTGGAGACGATGCCCGTCCAGAAGGACATCCGTAGGGGCGAAACGGCTGAAATACGATGCTCCCTCAAGCGAGCTGGTCGCTTTGCTGGGGCTCGCTACACTCTTCGCTACTTCCAAAGCGAGGGTAAGGGGATGCTGAGGTTGGATAAAGGAGCAGCATTCAAGCCTAATGACCGCTATCCCCTAGCGCGAGAGGAGTTTCGCCTGTACTATACCTCGCAGTCAGCAGATCGGCAGACGATTGATGTGTACATAGAGGACAACTTCGGCAAGGTGCGACAACTGACATTTTCATTCAATCACAAGAAGGCAGAGTAG
- a CDS encoding GH-E family nuclease, with translation MKPEVCLNDLVNNHPEWFQIEDPKENRSHKHEKKKRKAGYKK, from the coding sequence CTGAAGCCAGAGGTTTGTCTCAACGACCTTGTAAATAATCATCCTGAATGGTTTCAGATAGAAGACCCTAAAGAGAATAGATCCCATAAGCATGAAAAGAAAAAAAGAAAAGCAGGATATAAAAAGTAA
- a CDS encoding imm11 family protein, giving the protein MTKNRMDINKWWQIQFPEEETSSTPLAVSPDGGKTLIDWMEAIEANRRFPFQYRLSPKMTLDDYIADDLGVPLFSEQVRNIIDELMTGEEGIEWYEVPVVQSRNQYRYFAPKFTRTLDILNEDSSLYGVNKSILIKAVLSTEKIKEYSIVPIIGSSEALFFPTRIAVSDRVKKALKKARVSGISFSPIKVD; this is encoded by the coding sequence ATGACGAAAAACAGGATGGATATAAATAAATGGTGGCAAATACAATTCCCCGAAGAGGAAACTTCCTCAACACCCCTAGCGGTCTCTCCAGATGGGGGAAAAACCCTTATAGATTGGATGGAGGCAATCGAAGCTAACAGAAGATTTCCATTCCAATACAGACTATCCCCAAAAATGACATTGGACGACTATATCGCCGATGACTTGGGTGTACCATTATTCTCAGAACAAGTTCGAAATATCATAGATGAATTAATGACAGGCGAGGAAGGAATTGAATGGTACGAAGTGCCCGTAGTTCAGTCAAGAAATCAGTATCGTTATTTTGCTCCAAAATTCACTAGAACTCTTGATATACTTAATGAAGACAGTTCTCTTTATGGGGTGAATAAAAGCATATTGATTAAAGCAGTACTCTCTACGGAGAAGATAAAAGAATACTCGATTGTCCCAATTATTGGTTCCTCTGAGGCGCTTTTCTTCCCAACGAGAATAGCGGTCTCTGACAGAGTCAAGAAGGCGTTGAAAAAGGCACGAGTGAGCGGAATCAGCTTCTCCCCCATTAAAGTAGATTGA
- a CDS encoding ankyrin repeat domain-containing protein, translating to MKRKKEKQDIKSNRIAVKRFEDSMFKVLATMDKELLYILIEEYGINACDRDGRNILMNLIIEHCHDLIKLLLDGYDIDVNAKDRYFRTALHCATIEDDLNSVSRLVSLGAIIDAQDEDGNTPLFLAIRYRVSPAITDFLLAHGASLTIRNNYGVKPIDLMKD from the coding sequence ATGAAAAGAAAAAAAGAAAAGCAGGATATAAAAAGTAATCGTATAGCTGTTAAGCGGTTTGAAGACTCAATGTTCAAAGTTCTAGCTACGATGGATAAGGAACTCCTTTACATACTAATAGAGGAGTATGGCATAAATGCTTGTGATCGAGATGGTCGAAATATTCTAATGAATTTAATCATAGAGCATTGTCATGATTTGATTAAACTCTTGTTGGATGGCTATGATATTGATGTGAATGCTAAGGATCGATATTTCCGTACAGCATTGCATTGTGCCACTATTGAAGATGATCTCAATAGTGTCTCAAGATTAGTATCGCTAGGAGCTATTATAGACGCGCAAGATGAAGATGGAAATACTCCATTATTTTTAGCTATACGATATCGTGTAAGCCCTGCGATAACGGATTTCTTATTGGCACATGGAGCATCACTAACTATAAGAAATAATTACGGAGTAAAACCTATTGACTTGATGAAGGATTGA
- a CDS encoding DUF1896 domain-containing protein, whose translation MNQTKKELSYFRLKLEGYLRDHHPELVANSAFIGARADLALSTYCDSVAQGFSHLEAEAMASEVLYQGLHFSKYDTLVSILMEEFSEELPEPLPRRLAPILLGNKSIQAVFSKYELHDDFDGSPEYELLYTELTGTIVLLIEENHLPIVDKAEIFVQE comes from the coding sequence ATGAACCAGACTAAGAAAGAGCTTTCCTACTTCCGACTCAAGCTGGAAGGCTACCTCAGAGACCATCATCCCGAGCTAGTGGCCAACAGCGCCTTCATCGGAGCTCGTGCAGACCTAGCCCTCTCCACCTACTGCGATAGCGTAGCCCAGGGCTTCTCGCACCTCGAGGCAGAGGCAATGGCTAGCGAAGTCCTCTACCAGGGACTCCATTTCTCCAAGTATGACACCCTCGTCTCCATCCTAATGGAGGAGTTCTCCGAAGAGCTTCCCGAGCCCCTCCCTCGTAGACTCGCCCCCATCCTCCTGGGCAACAAGTCTATCCAAGCGGTCTTCTCCAAATACGAGCTCCATGACGACTTCGACGGCAGTCCTGAGTACGAGCTACTCTACACCGAGCTGACGGGTACCATCGTCCTGCTCATCGAGGAGAACCACTTGCCCATCGTGGACAAGGCTGAGATATTCGTTCAAGAGTAA
- a CDS encoding histidinol phosphate phosphatase: MANKPLQFVVVERKLNVGKNAGKLVQIAKPTGRHRIDFRNFCERVAKSTTFNRQEVEAVLNYATEIAKDIVANGDIVEFGDLGTLMPSFKSKAVEQGTKFNANVHIEKPVVLLQPSKKYFTLTGVSYEQTEAKPAKAAKPAKPKANEPVPKPKDESHNSGL; this comes from the coding sequence ATGGCCAACAAACCATTGCAATTCGTAGTCGTCGAGCGCAAGCTCAATGTCGGCAAAAACGCAGGAAAGCTCGTCCAGATCGCCAAGCCTACGGGCCGCCATCGCATCGACTTCCGCAACTTCTGCGAGCGTGTCGCCAAGTCCACCACCTTCAACCGCCAGGAGGTCGAGGCCGTCCTGAACTACGCCACCGAGATCGCCAAGGACATCGTCGCCAATGGCGATATCGTCGAATTCGGAGATCTCGGCACGCTGATGCCTTCGTTCAAGAGCAAAGCCGTCGAGCAGGGCACCAAGTTCAACGCCAACGTCCACATCGAGAAGCCCGTCGTGCTGCTCCAGCCCTCTAAGAAGTACTTCACGCTCACGGGTGTCAGCTACGAGCAGACCGAGGCAAAGCCCGCCAAAGCCGCTAAGCCCGCCAAGCCCAAAGCAAACGAACCCGTGCCTAAGCCCAAGGATGAGTCCCACAACAGCGGGCTATAA
- the arsB gene encoding ACR3 family arsenite efflux transporter: MEKKQRIGFFEKYLTIWVALCIIIGIAVGQWLPAIPQTLSKFEYANVSIPVAILIWLMIYPMMLKVDFQSVKNVGKRPKGIIVTGVTNWLIKPFTMFGIAYLFFYVVFKAFIPARLAEEYLAGAVLLGAAPCTAMVFVWSYLTKGDAAYTLVQVAVNDLIVLVAFAPIVAFLLGVGGVSIPWDTLLLSVGLFIVIPLAAGVITRVMVIRRKGVEYFNNVFIEKFNNYMVGGLLLTLIILFSFQGETILNNPLHILLIAVPLVVQTVLIFFVAYGWSKRWKLPHDVAAPAGMIGASNFFELSVAVAISLFGLQSGAALATVVGVLVEVPVMLMLVRIANNTRRWFPATK, encoded by the coding sequence ATGGAAAAGAAACAAAGAATTGGATTTTTTGAAAAATACCTGACTATCTGGGTTGCCTTGTGCATCATTATTGGAATTGCCGTGGGACAATGGCTCCCGGCAATTCCGCAAACATTAAGCAAATTTGAATATGCCAACGTGTCTATACCCGTGGCAATCCTGATTTGGTTAATGATTTATCCGATGATGCTAAAAGTAGATTTTCAAAGTGTTAAGAATGTCGGCAAGCGTCCGAAAGGAATAATAGTCACTGGTGTTACAAATTGGCTGATAAAGCCATTTACCATGTTTGGAATTGCTTATTTGTTCTTCTATGTGGTTTTCAAAGCCTTTATACCTGCCAGATTAGCCGAAGAATATCTAGCCGGGGCGGTATTATTGGGGGCTGCACCTTGTACAGCTATGGTGTTCGTGTGGAGTTACCTTACTAAAGGGGATGCCGCTTATACACTGGTACAAGTGGCTGTGAACGATTTAATCGTATTGGTAGCGTTCGCCCCTATCGTTGCTTTCTTGCTGGGAGTTGGCGGCGTATCTATCCCATGGGACACTCTGTTGCTATCCGTAGGGCTCTTTATTGTGATACCACTTGCGGCTGGGGTCATTACCCGAGTAATGGTTATCCGCCGCAAAGGTGTGGAGTATTTCAACAATGTATTTATTGAGAAATTTAATAATTACATGGTAGGTGGGTTGCTATTAACGCTTATTATCTTGTTTTCATTTCAAGGAGAAACGATACTGAACAATCCCCTGCATATCTTATTGATTGCTGTTCCGCTTGTGGTGCAAACTGTTCTGATATTTTTCGTTGCTTACGGTTGGTCGAAAAGGTGGAAATTACCCCATGATGTTGCCGCACCTGCCGGAATGATTGGGGCAAGTAATTTCTTTGAATTGTCAGTTGCTGTGGCTATTTCTCTTTTTGGGTTGCAATCTGGTGCAGCACTGGCTACAGTGGTGGGCGTGCTGGTCGAAGTTCCGGTGATGTTGATGTTAGTAAGGATTGCCAATAACACACGAAGATGGTTTCCGGCTACCAAATAG
- a CDS encoding PcfJ domain-containing protein — protein MKPRNKFERAILAQSRYLRPITKAQTQWAFRECIDHFAYRLPKGNTTCMDCGHSWQIIEPIERCTCPQCGADLEVTTTRARKLKQRQYFTVLTTSGGYQVLRMFLLIAGMEKGYQASSSIMEIGQYWWNERGRQSIVAVQRTMGHYIDSFAYYSPMAIRRDNEAYRFVARCPLCPKVKLSDTLKRNGFDGKCYGIAPTSLIPALLTDSRAETLLKAGHTEHLRYFLSRARTIDEYWPAYKITLRRGYDITDIALWCDYVDMLRRLGKDTHNALYVCPEDLQVAHDEVHRKLRARQEREQEEHKRQKAQEDEARFQKLKAPFFGITFTDGTIQIRVLESVQEYIEEGQALHHCVFTNEYHLKEKSLILSARIEGKQVETIEVSLETMQVIQCRGLMNQNTEYHERIIELVHQNIKQIQSRVA, from the coding sequence ATGAAACCGAGAAACAAGTTTGAGCGAGCCATCCTAGCACAAAGCAGGTACCTCCGCCCCATAACGAAGGCACAGACGCAGTGGGCATTCCGTGAGTGCATTGACCACTTTGCCTACCGCCTCCCCAAGGGCAACACTACTTGTATGGATTGTGGGCATTCGTGGCAAATAATTGAGCCTATCGAGCGTTGCACCTGCCCCCAGTGTGGGGCAGACTTAGAGGTCACAACGACAAGGGCGAGGAAGTTAAAGCAACGGCAGTATTTCACAGTGCTGACCACTTCGGGAGGGTATCAAGTCTTGCGTATGTTCTTGCTTATTGCGGGTATGGAGAAAGGCTACCAAGCCAGCTCCTCCATCATGGAGATTGGTCAGTACTGGTGGAATGAACGTGGCAGGCAGTCTATTGTCGCCGTACAGCGAACGATGGGACATTATATAGATAGCTTTGCCTACTATTCACCCATGGCTATTCGTCGGGACAACGAAGCCTATCGCTTCGTCGCTCGTTGTCCCTTATGTCCTAAGGTTAAGCTAAGCGATACCCTAAAGAGAAATGGTTTCGATGGTAAGTGCTATGGCATTGCTCCTACGAGCCTTATCCCTGCCCTCCTCACAGACAGCCGAGCCGAGACCCTACTGAAAGCTGGACACACCGAGCATCTACGCTACTTCCTCAGCCGAGCAAGAACGATAGATGAGTATTGGCCAGCCTATAAAATCACACTTCGCAGGGGCTACGATATCACGGACATTGCCCTTTGGTGCGATTATGTGGATATGCTCCGTAGATTAGGTAAGGACACGCACAACGCCCTCTACGTTTGCCCCGAGGACTTGCAAGTAGCCCACGACGAGGTACACCGAAAGTTGCGGGCCCGGCAAGAGCGAGAACAAGAGGAGCACAAACGACAGAAGGCGCAGGAGGATGAAGCACGATTCCAAAAACTCAAAGCGCCATTCTTTGGTATCACCTTCACTGATGGTACCATCCAAATCCGAGTGCTGGAGAGCGTGCAGGAGTATATCGAGGAAGGACAAGCTCTACACCATTGCGTATTCACTAATGAGTATCACCTCAAGGAGAAGAGCCTTATCTTATCGGCTCGCATTGAGGGCAAGCAGGTAGAAACCATTGAGGTATCGCTTGAAACGATGCAGGTCATCCAATGTCGTGGCTTAATGAATCAAAACACCGAGTACCACGAGCGCATCATCGAGCTCGTGCATCAGAACATAAAACAGATACAAAGTCGTGTAGCCTAA
- a CDS encoding type 1 glutamine amidotransferase family protein: protein MKQKVIFILLNDYTDWEGAFLSTALHVGVVPGSDVKYEVYTAAPTMDAVRSIGGLRTLPDYSFENMPRDYTALVLIGGNSWDSPEAELVSPLVQETLSKGKIIGAICNGSSFLCSHGFLNDVKHTGNGLDQLKQWGGESYTNEAGYVEEQAVSDKNIVTANGLGYLEFTREMLRLLHANTPEVIAGWYDFFKNGFFR, encoded by the coding sequence ATGAAACAGAAGGTTATATTTATATTATTGAATGACTACACTGATTGGGAAGGAGCGTTTCTTTCCACAGCTCTTCATGTAGGCGTAGTGCCGGGAAGTGATGTCAAGTACGAAGTATATACTGCGGCTCCGACCATGGACGCAGTCCGTTCCATCGGTGGTTTAAGAACCTTGCCCGACTACTCTTTTGAGAATATGCCGAGAGATTATACTGCTTTGGTACTCATTGGTGGAAACAGTTGGGATTCACCCGAGGCTGAACTTGTCTCCCCATTGGTTCAGGAGACACTGAGTAAGGGTAAAATCATTGGAGCAATATGCAACGGATCTTCGTTTTTATGCTCACACGGCTTCCTAAACGATGTCAAGCATACGGGCAACGGTCTTGACCAGCTCAAGCAATGGGGCGGAGAAAGCTATACCAATGAGGCAGGATATGTGGAAGAGCAAGCCGTCAGCGACAAGAATATAGTTACTGCAAATGGTCTAGGGTATTTAGAGTTTACTCGCGAGATGCTTCGTTTGCTGCATGCGAATACCCCTGAGGTGATAGCTGGATGGTATGATTTCTTCAAGAATGGATTTTTTAGGTAA
- the imm9 gene encoding Imm9 family immunity protein has product MKEHIELSFPSEISNLTSLEINLQAVGVRFSKIVDKLAKQLDMGGRSLIISVMTRASDRVGVTKRSFRWGERYRLFISISIPSHKQAPWGLRKVEWSLWNPISDSRHFYFVEEIDYSSYKTIEDYIVDAATKALILLFTKGVTCGGHRIKFRKSPLG; this is encoded by the coding sequence ATGAAGGAGCATATTGAGCTATCATTTCCAAGTGAAATATCAAACTTAACAAGCCTAGAAATTAATCTGCAGGCTGTAGGAGTTAGGTTTAGCAAGATAGTAGATAAACTTGCGAAACAACTTGATATGGGAGGAAGATCTTTGATTATTTCCGTTATGACTAGAGCCTCGGATAGGGTTGGGGTTACTAAACGCTCTTTTCGCTGGGGAGAGCGGTATCGCTTATTTATCTCAATCTCCATTCCTAGTCATAAACAAGCTCCATGGGGACTTCGAAAAGTAGAATGGTCTTTATGGAATCCGATATCAGACAGTAGGCACTTTTATTTTGTGGAAGAGATAGATTACTCAAGTTATAAAACAATAGAGGACTACATTGTTGACGCAGCGACAAAAGCACTAATTCTACTTTTTACCAAAGGTGTAACATGTGGTGGGCATCGGATTAAATTCCGCAAATCTCCTTTAGGGTAA
- a CDS encoding Imm17 family immunity protein, which yields MERLQQHIVHLGQALKAELLAHPSWAYLIIILVFVIYLVGIICDKDWAVRPAGHYSGWHMIEDFLGRTGLRIVSGFLILLAIVLLSYLFLRSY from the coding sequence ATGGAAAGACTTCAACAGCATATTGTGCACCTAGGACAGGCTCTGAAGGCAGAGCTCCTGGCTCATCCTAGTTGGGCATACCTCATCATTATCCTTGTCTTCGTAATATACCTCGTTGGGATCATCTGTGACAAGGATTGGGCTGTACGCCCTGCTGGCCACTATAGTGGATGGCATATGATCGAAGACTTCCTAGGTCGTACAGGCTTGCGTATCGTCAGTGGCTTTCTTATCCTCTTGGCTATCGTATTGCTTTCCTATCTCTTCCTACGTAGCTACTAG
- a CDS encoding PcfK-like family protein encodes MSGTEQFTRTISEYLNLRAATDPLFAPKLKKPHKNIEDCITYILKQVQQSGCNGFEDDEIYSMAVHYYDEDDLEVGSPIACHVVVNHTLVLTEEEKAEARKQAIQQYQAQELRRLQEPKRVKAKASTESEQARQASLFDM; translated from the coding sequence ATGAGCGGAACAGAACAATTCACCCGTACCATATCTGAGTACCTCAACCTACGAGCTGCTACAGACCCGCTATTCGCCCCTAAGCTTAAGAAGCCCCACAAGAACATCGAGGACTGCATCACCTATATCTTAAAGCAGGTACAACAGAGTGGTTGCAACGGCTTTGAGGACGATGAGATCTACTCCATGGCAGTACACTACTATGATGAGGACGATCTAGAAGTAGGTAGCCCTATCGCCTGCCATGTGGTCGTCAATCATACCCTAGTCCTTACCGAGGAAGAGAAAGCCGAAGCCCGCAAGCAGGCGATACAGCAGTATCAAGCCCAGGAGCTACGCAGGTTGCAAGAGCCGAAGCGAGTGAAAGCGAAGGCAAGCACCGAGAGCGAGCAAGCACGCCAAGCCTCTCTATTTGATATGTAG
- a CDS encoding conjugal transfer protein TraO: MKKFCLLLTCAVCGFFSVKAQRLIPKQQGIEVIASVPLIKGEKVFSKEQWGAGVSLTKYLKRASYAFLLAEYEVQRLAYRDYDVPMRDMLLQLGYMQPLLSDRGKNIFTYLGLSALGGYEELNEEKSLLPDGATLLDRSRLVYGGAVHSSVECFLSDRLLLVLKAQGRLLLGSDLHRFRPALALGLHFNL; the protein is encoded by the coding sequence ATGAAGAAGTTTTGTTTACTCCTCACTTGTGCCGTCTGTGGGTTCTTCTCGGTAAAGGCACAGCGACTCATCCCGAAGCAGCAAGGGATTGAGGTCATCGCGTCTGTGCCACTTATCAAGGGAGAGAAGGTATTTAGTAAAGAGCAGTGGGGCGCTGGTGTGTCGCTTACGAAGTACCTCAAGCGAGCTAGCTATGCCTTCCTCTTGGCGGAATATGAAGTGCAGCGACTCGCGTATCGTGACTATGACGTGCCGATGCGTGATATGCTTCTTCAGCTGGGCTATATGCAGCCGCTTCTCTCGGATAGGGGTAAGAACATCTTTACCTACCTAGGGCTCTCTGCCCTCGGTGGCTACGAAGAACTCAATGAAGAGAAGTCCTTGCTACCCGATGGGGCGACGCTTCTTGACCGCTCTCGCCTCGTCTATGGTGGGGCGGTGCATAGCTCGGTAGAGTGCTTCCTCTCCGACAGGCTCCTCCTCGTCCTCAAGGCTCAGGGGCGACTGCTCCTCGGGTCTGATCTACATCGCTTTCGTCCCGCCCTTGCCTTGGGACTGCACTTTAACCTATAG